A genomic stretch from Kogia breviceps isolate mKogBre1 chromosome 1, mKogBre1 haplotype 1, whole genome shotgun sequence includes:
- the LOC136793424 gene encoding LOW QUALITY PROTEIN: regulator of G-protein signaling 21-like (The sequence of the model RefSeq protein was modified relative to this genomic sequence to represent the inferred CDS: substituted 1 base at 1 genomic stop codon) — protein MGDQTHFSGAATEKHISNLSFRMFSEVIEEKDQKCYCKGRCCFHRSPTTKTTVXSENMDTLLTNQAALENIFQDIRVPNDAKNEINFDFSTRDLISKNPAESTLKCFDEAQKLIYSLMAKDSFPRFLKPEIYKKLVNSKQVGNHKKLLPFL, from the exons ATGGGAGATCAGACACATTTCAGTGGTGCTGCCACGGAGAAACACATTTCAAACCTCTCCTTTAGAATGTTCTCCGAA GTTATAGAAGAAAAAGATCAAAAATGCTATTGTAAGGGTAGATGTTGTTTCCACAGGTCACCAACTACAAAAACAACAGTGTGATCTGAAAACATGGACACACTTTTAACCAACCAAG CCGCCCTTGAGAATATATTTCAGGATATTCGTGTGCCAAACGATGCCAAAAACGAA ATTAACTTTGACTTTAGTACGAGGGACCTCATCTCAAAGAATCCTGCAGAATCAACTCTCAAATGCTTTGATGAGGCTCAGAAGTTGATCTACAGTCTGATGGCCAAGGATTCTTTTCCTCGATTTCTAAAGCCAGAGATTTATAAGAAACTGGTAAATAGCAAACAGGTTGGAAATCATAAAAAATTGCTCCCTTTCTTGTAA